In Anaerolineales bacterium, one genomic interval encodes:
- a CDS encoding FHA domain-containing protein, with protein sequence MAETVSRIQARLQPRLEIILPRLAGPRLSAADLARQFGDEIRAASRTDAQGRRYAPDQYTLSLSSKDLAHAEKPMGPVQEELSAALAEALQACGFVLLRAPHVTIASDPTLREKTARLITWHSRDPLQLTENMNLEPAGSEDIPTGAFLVVEGRRHFPLRKSVVAIGRSPENDLLLGDPHVSRRHAELRAREGRYVLFDLDSTTGTRVNGQLVREKTLEPGDVIALANVDLIYGEDPAGPPDFAPPYKPPSKPRMDLDTITPLDLRIPTDLVRRTSKFKKPSG encoded by the coding sequence ATGGCCGAAACCGTCTCCCGCATCCAGGCACGCCTCCAGCCTCGGCTTGAAATCATCCTGCCGCGGCTCGCCGGCCCGCGTCTCTCCGCCGCCGACCTGGCGCGGCAATTTGGGGACGAGATCCGTGCCGCCTCGCGCACCGATGCCCAGGGCCGGCGCTACGCGCCCGACCAGTACACGCTGAGCCTGTCATCGAAAGACCTGGCTCACGCCGAGAAGCCCATGGGTCCCGTGCAAGAGGAGCTCTCGGCTGCACTGGCCGAGGCGCTGCAGGCTTGCGGGTTCGTCCTGTTGCGCGCTCCCCACGTCACGATCGCCAGCGACCCGACCCTGCGGGAGAAGACGGCGCGCCTGATCACATGGCACAGCCGTGATCCGCTGCAGCTGACCGAGAACATGAACCTGGAACCGGCCGGCTCCGAAGACATCCCGACGGGCGCATTCCTGGTCGTCGAGGGCAGGCGCCACTTCCCGCTGAGGAAGTCCGTAGTCGCCATTGGCCGCAGCCCGGAGAACGACCTGCTCCTGGGCGACCCCCACGTCTCGCGGCGGCATGCCGAGCTGCGCGCCCGAGAAGGCCGCTACGTCCTGTTTGATCTGGACTCGACTACGGGGACTCGCGTCAACGGCCAGTTGGTGCGAGAGAAGACCCTCGAACCGGGAGATGTCATTGCGCTGGCCAATGTCGACTTGATCTATGGTGAGGACCCGGCTGGACCGCCAGACTTCGCGCCCCCGTACAAACCGCCATCCAAACCGCGCATGGACCTGGACACGATCACCCCGCTAGACCTGCGCATCCCGACCGACCTGGTCAGGCGCACGTCGAAGTTCAAGAAGCCTTCCGGCTAG
- a CDS encoding archease — MALEPYREIDHTADVALRVHGHDLAELLVNAANGMVELAGIETQAGPRGLHPLNLCAPDAETLLVTWLEEILSQAETEHTLLEDYTIRVTNSTVLEGEAWTAPIRHIGKEIKAVTFHDLEIRPGGSGLEATIVFDV; from the coding sequence GTGGCACTCGAACCCTACCGCGAGATCGATCACACTGCCGATGTAGCCCTGAGAGTCCATGGCCACGACCTGGCCGAACTCCTGGTCAACGCCGCCAATGGAATGGTTGAGCTGGCCGGCATAGAGACCCAGGCCGGGCCCCGCGGCCTGCACCCGCTGAACTTGTGCGCGCCCGACGCCGAGACCCTGCTCGTCACCTGGCTTGAGGAGATTCTCTCACAAGCCGAGACCGAGCACACCCTACTGGAGGACTACACCATTCGGGTGACCAATTCGACCGTCCTTGAAGGCGAGGCCTGGACAGCGCCCATCCGACACATCGGCAAGGAGATCAAGGCGGTGACCTTTCACGATCTGGAGATTCGCCCCGGCGGAAGCGGGCTCGAAGCCACGATCGTGTTCGACGTGTAG
- a CDS encoding RtcB family protein, with protein sequence MPSKQDFRRISPYRWELPRSFREDMRVPVLVFATDRLLEGALGDASLDQAVNAATLPGLVGQVCVMPDVHQGYGFPIGGVAASLVSEGVVSPGAIGYDINCGVRLLVGQIEAEAARPYLAELASALYANCPSGVGVKGSLALGASELDRVCRDGAAWAHRQGYASAEDLTNTEEAGRIAGADPAHVSPRAKERGRPQLGTLGAGNHFIEVEVIDEVFHPAAAQAMGLVQGNLAVQIHCGSRGFGHQICSDYVRELQSAVKRYGIQLPDRELVCAPIGSPEGQRYLSAMACAANYAFANRQILAHHVRRSFEQVFAGHLRGWQLHQVYDIAHNMGKIEQHTVEGRRLEVCVHRKGATRAFGPGFHDLPEHYRPLGQPVLVPGSMGTASWVLLGTTGSMELSFGSCCHGAGRVMSRKQAKRSIRGEQLRHDLEDKGIRIRTGSLPGLAEEAPQAYKDVEAVVEVVTAAGIAAKVARLRPLAVIKG encoded by the coding sequence ATGCCCAGCAAGCAGGACTTTCGTCGTATCTCACCCTACCGCTGGGAGTTGCCGCGCAGCTTCCGGGAGGACATGCGCGTCCCTGTGCTGGTCTTCGCCACTGACCGCCTGCTGGAAGGCGCCTTGGGTGATGCCTCCCTCGACCAGGCCGTGAATGCCGCCACGCTGCCCGGGCTGGTCGGTCAGGTATGCGTGATGCCGGATGTCCACCAGGGGTACGGCTTTCCGATCGGCGGTGTGGCAGCCAGCCTGGTCAGCGAGGGTGTGGTCTCGCCAGGGGCAATCGGGTACGACATCAACTGCGGTGTTCGGCTGCTCGTCGGTCAGATTGAGGCCGAGGCCGCCCGCCCCTACCTGGCGGAGCTTGCTTCGGCGCTATATGCCAATTGCCCTAGTGGAGTGGGCGTCAAAGGCAGCCTGGCGCTGGGTGCATCCGAACTGGACCGGGTATGCCGCGACGGCGCTGCTTGGGCCCACCGCCAGGGCTATGCCTCCGCCGAGGATCTGACGAATACAGAAGAAGCCGGCCGGATCGCCGGGGCTGACCCGGCCCACGTCAGCCCACGGGCCAAGGAGAGAGGCCGGCCGCAGCTCGGCACCCTCGGTGCAGGCAATCATTTCATTGAGGTTGAGGTCATCGACGAGGTGTTCCACCCGGCCGCAGCCCAGGCGATGGGCCTGGTTCAGGGCAATCTGGCCGTGCAGATCCACTGCGGCTCCCGCGGCTTTGGCCATCAGATCTGCTCCGACTACGTCCGCGAGCTGCAGTCCGCCGTCAAGCGCTACGGCATCCAACTCCCCGATCGGGAATTGGTCTGCGCGCCCATCGGGTCTCCGGAAGGCCAGCGATACCTCTCGGCCATGGCTTGTGCCGCTAACTACGCCTTTGCCAACCGGCAGATTCTGGCGCACCATGTGCGCCGCTCTTTTGAGCAGGTATTTGCCGGCCACCTGCGCGGTTGGCAGCTGCACCAGGTGTACGACATCGCCCACAACATGGGCAAAATCGAGCAGCACACCGTTGAGGGTCGCCGGCTGGAAGTGTGTGTGCACCGCAAGGGCGCGACCCGCGCCTTTGGCCCGGGGTTTCACGATCTGCCGGAGCACTACCGGCCACTCGGCCAGCCGGTGTTGGTGCCTGGAAGCATGGGGACCGCTTCCTGGGTTCTGCTGGGAACAACCGGGAGTATGGAGCTGTCATTCGGGTCTTGCTGTCACGGTGCTGGGCGGGTGATGAGCCGCAAGCAGGCGAAGCGCTCGATCCGCGGTGAGCAGCTGCGCCACGACCTCGAGGACAAGGGGATTCGGATTCGCACCGGTTCGCTTCCCGGCCTCGCCGAGGAGGCGCCG